One segment of candidate division WOR-3 bacterium DNA contains the following:
- a CDS encoding OsmC family protein, which translates to MAFEARSGDHEILMDSSENFGGENSGPSPKTLLLAGLTGCSGMDVVSILAKMKVSGYELQIDCSTEVTEEHPKVFREIFLKYVFTGKNLPEDKLTKAVDMSLSKYCGVAAMLSKNSEILREIEIRSS; encoded by the coding sequence ATGGCTTTCGAAGCCCGATCAGGCGATCATGAAATCCTTATGGACTCGTCAGAAAATTTCGGAGGCGAAAACAGCGGACCAAGCCCGAAAACGCTTCTTCTTGCGGGCCTAACCGGATGCAGCGGAATGGATGTCGTTTCCATACTTGCCAAGATGAAAGTCTCGGGCTACGAACTTCAGATAGACTGCTCGACCGAAGTGACCGAAGAGCATCCAAAGGTTTTCAGGGAAATTTTTCTAAAATATGTCTTTACCGGAAAAAACCTTCCCGAGGACAAGCTGACAAAAGCAGTCGACATGTCTCTCTCCAAATACTGCGGCGTAGCCGCCATGCTCTCAAAAAACTCGGAAATCCTTCGTGAAATAGAGATCCGATCTTCCTGA
- a CDS encoding choloylglycine hydrolase family protein gives MIITLICGRINPAYACTGIRLIAMDESVVYGRTMEWGKFDLQSRVIIVPRGYSFTGLTPEGFNGREWQAKYGYVGLDMMGRDYLADGMNERGLAVGLFYHAGFAEYPIFEKDLAGITITAIDLTNYILSQFATTDEVRSGINEVRVVSVTEEAIGMSVYAHWMVTDASGKSIVIEFSEGEARIFENPLGVITNGPTYDWHMTNLRNYVNLSPVALPDKSIEGIDFAPLGGGSGMIGLPGDNTPPSRFVRAVAWSQTSRSTDNSAETVYELFRILDNFNIPLGASEGSDGSLGKEGMRSSTIWTTAWDLSERVLYYHTQHNRRVRVLYLNELDFSELGNDIIHLPLDQDKKQDTEDITPRF, from the coding sequence ATGATCATAACATTAATCTGCGGAAGAATTAATCCTGCTTACGCTTGTACCGGCATAAGACTGATTGCAATGGATGAGAGCGTCGTTTACGGACGGACCATGGAGTGGGGTAAGTTTGATTTGCAATCACGAGTCATTATCGTACCCAGGGGATATTCATTTACCGGGCTGACTCCGGAAGGATTTAATGGCAGAGAATGGCAAGCAAAGTACGGTTATGTCGGGCTGGATATGATGGGAAGAGATTATCTTGCCGACGGAATGAACGAAAGAGGGCTGGCCGTAGGTCTGTTCTATCACGCAGGCTTTGCCGAATACCCGATATTTGAAAAGGATCTTGCCGGTATTACGATAACAGCGATAGACCTGACGAACTATATTCTCAGTCAATTTGCGACGACTGATGAAGTCAGAAGCGGGATAAACGAAGTCAGAGTGGTGTCTGTAACAGAAGAAGCTATCGGCATGTCTGTATACGCGCATTGGATGGTGACGGACGCAAGCGGAAAATCCATAGTTATAGAGTTTAGCGAAGGCGAAGCAAGGATCTTTGAAAATCCTTTAGGTGTCATAACAAACGGGCCAACATATGACTGGCACATGACAAATCTGCGAAATTACGTAAATCTGTCGCCCGTAGCGCTTCCCGATAAAAGCATTGAAGGTATTGATTTCGCTCCTTTGGGAGGAGGCAGTGGTATGATCGGATTACCCGGCGACAATACTCCTCCATCACGATTCGTACGTGCGGTTGCATGGTCCCAGACGTCACGGTCTACTGATAATTCCGCGGAAACAGTATATGAACTGTTCAGAATTTTAGACAATTTTAATATACCTCTGGGAGCATCCGAAGGCTCAGACGGATCGTTGGGCAAAGAAGGCATGCGGAGTTCAACTATATGGACAACGGCGTGGGATTTATCCGAGCGAGTACTATATTACCACACTCAACACAACCGCCGCGTAAGAGTTTTATATCTTAATGAACTTGATTTTTCTGAGTTAGGAAACGATATAATACACTTACCTCTGGATCAAGATAAAAAACAGGACACTGAAGATATTACACCAAGATTCTAG
- a CDS encoding MBL fold metallo-hydrolase: protein MNYEMINISDSVTTIVQHVIPGCPTNCYVLKTEKNNYIIDTGFGSESANILSGCTDKSKPVTVLNTHYHWDHIWGNYEFYDNDIIAHEKILKNIDEKYEGMLETNRRFVCGRTEKKSPDVLFDSELRLIKDGVLMFYSPGHTNDGISVYFEKEKILFVGDNIGDDDENIVPDLETGIEEYMGALEKYLSLKPELILSGHNVPRKMDFIERIIKRLLN from the coding sequence ATGAATTATGAAATGATTAATATATCCGACAGTGTTACCACTATCGTTCAGCATGTCATACCTGGATGCCCTACCAATTGCTACGTTTTGAAAACTGAGAAGAACAATTACATAATAGACACGGGTTTTGGTTCAGAAAGCGCAAACATACTTTCCGGTTGTACAGACAAGTCAAAACCGGTCACAGTGCTTAACACTCATTATCATTGGGATCACATCTGGGGAAATTATGAGTTTTATGATAATGATATTATAGCTCACGAAAAGATTTTAAAAAATATTGACGAAAAATATGAAGGAATGCTCGAGACCAACAGGAGATTCGTCTGTGGAAGAACAGAAAAAAAATCACCGGATGTCCTTTTCGACAGTGAATTACGTTTAATAAAAGACGGCGTTTTGATGTTTTATTCTCCGGGGCACACGAACGACGGGATAAGCGTTTACTTTGAGAAAGAAAAAATATTGTTCGTCGGAGATAACATCGGAGACGACGACGAAAACATTGTTCCTGATCTGGAAACGGGAATTGAAGAATACATGGGAGCCCTTGAAAAATATCTTTCTTTGAAACCAGAACTCATTCTCTCCGGACACAATGTGCCTAGAAAAATGGATTTTATTGAAAGAATAATAAAAAGATTGTTGAATTAA
- a CDS encoding metal-dependent transcriptional regulator — MKNKLTSNMEDYLEAILDLMNKEKTVRVTDVSKILNVKKPSVNSAVRKLKSLKLVNQERYDKIFLTEKGKKEAEKIKHKHDVLLNFLSEYLGVPKETAVEEACKIEHTISNDTLERISDFVEFLDKSEFFVKNEWRSKPNHEIV; from the coding sequence ATGAAAAATAAATTAACATCTAATATGGAAGATTACCTGGAAGCAATTTTGGACTTAATGAATAAAGAGAAAACAGTCCGCGTCACTGATGTCAGCAAAATACTTAATGTAAAAAAGCCCTCTGTTAATTCTGCCGTCAGAAAACTTAAATCTCTTAAATTAGTAAACCAGGAAAGATACGACAAAATATTCCTTACAGAAAAAGGCAAAAAAGAAGCCGAAAAAATAAAACACAAACACGATGTGCTGTTGAACTTTTTAAGTGAATATCTCGGAGTGCCGAAAGAAACCGCCGTTGAAGAAGCCTGCAAGATCGAACACACCATCAGCAACGACACCCTCGAAAGAATTTCGGACTTTGTTGAATTTTTAGATAAATCCGAGTTTTTCGTTAAAAATGAATGGCGATCAAAACCAAACCATGAAATCGTTTAG
- a CDS encoding ferrous iron transport protein A produces the protein MKTRSDEIFPLILAKEGESLIISDIRGGKFFKDKCISMGIIPGVKIEISNNSRGGPCLMKIGDSRIIIGGGMMHRIFVKRT, from the coding sequence ATGAAAACTCGCAGTGATGAAATTTTCCCTCTGATTCTCGCCAAAGAAGGAGAATCTCTTATAATCAGCGATATAAGAGGGGGAAAGTTTTTCAAGGATAAGTGCATAAGCATGGGTATCATACCCGGCGTTAAAATAGAGATATCAAATAACAGCAGGGGGGGGCCCTGCCTTATGAAAATAGGCGATTCCCGTATAATTATCGGAGGCGGGATGATGCACAGAATTTTTGTTAAGAGAACGTGA